The genomic segment GCCAGGCGCTGGCCGCGCGCGGGCACCGCGTGGCGCAGCCGGGGCAGTGCGTGCCGCTGGCCAATCCCACTGCGCCGCACGTGCTGGCCCAGGACCCGCCGTGAGCGGTGCCGGCCAGCCCGCCGATGCGGCGCTGGCTGCCGAACTGGAGGCGCTGGAGCGCGCGCTGCATGCGCCGCAGGTGCGAGGCGATCGCGAGTCCCTTGCGGCCCTGCTGGACGAGGATTTCAGCGAGATCGGCAGTTCCGGGCAATGCTACGGCCGTGATGCGGCGTTGCAGGAGATCCCGCTGGAGCGTGAGCAGGTGTTGATCGAGTCGGAACAGTATGCGGTGTGGCTGTTGGCCAAGGATCTGGCCCAGGTGCGCTACCGCTGCCGTTATCACGTGGATGGCCAGGCGCAGCGCTGGGTACTGCGCAGTTCACTGTGGCGCCGGCACGGGCAGGGATGGCGGATGGTGTTCCACCAGGGGACGCCGGAGGCACGGTAGTGCCGGGTCGTGCCCGGCGAACGGCGCCAACCAAGGTTGGCAGCTACCAGAGCGGGGGCATCGCCCGAAAAGGCGATGGCCCCGCCGGCTGACCTCGGCGCCCGCGTCGATCGATACCGTTGCTGCCTTCCGGCCCTGGCGGAGTTTTCGACCTAGCGTCGCGAGGGGCCGACGGGGCCACCATAGAGACGTTGGCCGCCCGGTGGGCGGCCAGTTCACGGATCAGGGGAAGCAGCGCGCGATGCGCCGGAGACCACAGCCGGACTGCACATCAGCTGGCTGATGGCAGACGCGCATTCTAGCGCAGGCAGGCCCATCGGCGCCAGCTTCACGCACTGAATCGGCTGTAACCCGTTCCCGGCAACGGCGGCCGGGGCGCACCCCCGTTGCTAGAATGCCGGCCAGGAGGAACGACCTCCCCCACATCGGGACCCAATGACCAGGACGGCCTGGCCCTACCAAGAGGAGGGCCGTCATGGCCTGGATCTATCTGTTGTTCGCCGGCCTGCTGGAAATCGTCTGG from the Stenotrophomonas maltophilia genome contains:
- a CDS encoding DUF4440 domain-containing protein, yielding MSGAGQPADAALAAELEALERALHAPQVRGDRESLAALLDEDFSEIGSSGQCYGRDAALQEIPLEREQVLIESEQYAVWLLAKDLAQVRYRCRYHVDGQAQRWVLRSSLWRRHGQGWRMVFHQGTPEAR